Part of the Pseudarthrobacter sp. L1SW genome, GGGATTCCGCGGCGTAGCCTTCGCGCAGCTGGTACTCCGTCTGCAGCCGGCCGTAGGTCTCCAGTTCGTCGTCCCCGGCGTCAGCCAGCCCTGCCTCCAGCCGGTCAAGCTCCGCTTCGATGGCGCGCAGCGAGGCAAGGGATGCGTCGACGGCGGCACCCACCGTGAAGGACTCGGGAAGGCCGTGGGTCTGGGCAAGGTACCCCACCCGGCCCTGGATCGCCACCGCGCCTTCGTTAGGCACTTCGAGGCCGGCCAGGATCCGGAGCAGGGTGGATTTGCCGGCACCGTTTTCGCCCACCACGGCAACGTGCTCGCCGGCCGTAATCACCAGGTTGATGCGGTCCAGCAGCCGGCGGTCGCCATAGCCATGGGAGACATCCGAAAGGTTAAGGTGTTCAGTCAAGGGAAGTCCTCACAAAGTTCCGCAGTGTTGCCGCCGGAGCTGAACCGGACGTTTCATCCAGCGCTCAACGGCGGCCTTGGTTTGGGAGAACAGCCTGGCGCATGGCCGTGGCTGCTGGTCAGGACTTCATCGCTCCAGACTGCCCCGTGTGAAGCCACCGAGTCAAGCTGCCGCCAGGGCGGCGGCCTTCCTGCGCCGGGCCTTGGCCAGGCGGGTCCCGATCAGCCCCTGCCGCGGGCTGAAGAGGTAGACCGCGGCGAACACCACGCCCTGCGTCAGCACCACCATGGCGCCGGAGGCCGTGTCCAGGTAGTAGCTGACGTAGATGCCGGTGATCGAACAGAGTGCCGAGACCACCGGGGCGATCACCAGCATCCGGGAGAACCGGTCCGTGAGCAGGTAGGCCGTGGCGCCGGGGATGATGAGCATGGCCACCACCAGGACCACGCCCACGGTCTGCAGCGCCACCACCGAGGTCAGGGCCAGCAACCCCAGCAGCAGCGCCCCGAGCCTGCGCGGTGACAGGCCGATGGCGTGTGCGTGCGTGGGGTCGAAGGCATAGAGGGTGAGGTCGCGGCGCTTGAGGATCAGGATGGCGAAGGCCACCACCCCCAGCACCAGCACCTGGATGAGGTCCGGGACGCTCACGCCCAGCAGGTTGCCGAAGATGATGTGGTTCAGGTCCGTCTGGCTGGGCGTCACGGAGATCAGCACCAGGCCCAGGGCGAACAGCGAGGAGAACACAATGCCGATTGCCGCGTCCTCCTTAACCCGGCTGGTATTGCGGACCACCCCGATCAGGGTCACGGCGATCAGGGCGAACACCAGCGCGCCCAGAGCGAAGGGGGCGCCCACAATGTAGGCCAGGACGACGCCGGGCAGCACCGCGTGGGACACGGCGTCGCCCATGAGGGACCAGCCGATCAGCACCAGCCAGCAGCTCAGGACGGCGCAGACGACGGCGGCGAGCGCCGTGGTGACGATGGCCCGGACCATGAAGTCGTAGCTGAGGGGTTCGAGGAGGAGTTCCATAGGTCAGCTCCGCCCTTCGCGGTTGAGCACGTCCAGGCCGAATGCCATGGCGAGGTTTTCGGGCTGCAGCACTACCTGCGGCGGGCCATGCATGAGGACCCGGTGCATCAGCAGCACGGCTTCGTCGCAGAGCTGCGGGAGCGCATGCAGGTCATGGGTGGATACCAGGATGGTGCAGCCGTCCGAGGCGAGCTCGCGCAGGAGCCGGGTGATGGTGGCTTCGGACCTTTTGTCCACGCCGGCGAACGGCTCGTCCAGCAGCATGGTGGTGGCACCCTGGGCGATCCCGCGGGCCACGAAGGCACGCTTCTTCTGCCCGCCGGACAGCTGGCCGATCTGCCGCCCGGCATAGTCCCCCAGTTCCACCCGGTCCAGTGCCTCGTCCACGGCAGCCCGGTCCGCCTTCGACGCCCGGCGAGTGAAGCCCTGGTGCCCGTAGCGGCCCATCATCACCACGTCGCGGACGGACAGCGGGAACTGCCAGTCCACTTCCTCGCTCTGCGGCACATAGCCGATGCCCCCTTCCCTGCGCGCCCTGGAAGGTGACTGGCCTGCGATCCGCACCGTGCCGGCGTCGGGCTTGATCATGCCCATGATCACCTTGAACAGGGTGGACTTCCCGGAGCCGTTCATGCCCACCAGGCCGCAGATCCGCGCGGGGTCAAGGGACAGGGAGGCGGAGTCCAGTGCCAGGACTTCGCCGTAGTGGACCGTGACGTTGTCCACCAGGATGGCCGGGAAAGTCATGGCCCAACCCCCGCGGTGAGCGCCTTGGTGATGGTGTCGGCATCGTGCCGGATCAAGTCCAGGTAGGTGGGCACGGGCCCGTCCGCTTCGGACAGGGAATCCACGTACAGGGTGCCGCCGAACCGTGCGCCCGTGGCTTCCACCACCTGCTGCATGGGGGCGTTGGACACCGTGGATTCACAGAAGACGGCGGGGACTTTGTTGGCCTTTACGTACTCGATGGCCCGGGTGATCTGCTGGGGCGTGGCCTGCTGTTCGGCGTTCACGGCCCAGATGTAGACCTCCTTCAGCCCGGTGTCACGGGCCAGGTAGGAGAATGCGCCTTCGCAGGTCACCAGGGCGCGCTGGGCTTCGGGCACCGACGCCAGGCTGGTGGTCATCTGGTCCTGCACAGCCTGGAGCTCGGCTTTGTAGGCGTCCCCGTTGGCTTTGAAGGCAGCAGCGTTGGCGGGGTCCAGTTCGCTGAAGGCCCGCACCATGTTGTCCACATAGGCCTGGACGTTCAGCGGGGACATCCACGCATGCGGGTTCGGTTTGCCCTGGTAGGAGTCCTCGCTGATGGGCATCGGCTCCACGCCCTCGCTCACCACGGCGTGGGGCACGTCCAGCCCGTCCACGAACTGCGCGAACCAGGCCTCCAGGTTGAGGCCGTTGTCCAGGATCAGGTCGGCCTTGGAGGCCTTCCGGATGTCGCCCGGGGTGGGTTCGTAGCCGTGGATTTCCGCGCCGGCCTTGGTGATGGACTCCACGGTGAGCTTGTCCCCGGCGACGTTCCGGGCGACGTCGGCCAGGACCGTGAACGTGGTCAGCACCACCTTCTTGCCGTCGCCGCCGTTGCCCGAAGCGCCGCCGCCGCAGGCCGTCAGCAGGAGGGAAAGCACGACGGCGGCCGCCGCCAGCGCGGGGAAGCGCGCCGTCCTGCGGGCGCTGGTCGGCGCGGCTACTTTGGTGCACCGAAACGTAAATTTAGGCATACCGAATATTCTAGGCGACGCACGTTTCCTCCAGCAACGCGCCCGGCCACTTCAACCCTCCCCCCTCCCGGCCCAACTAGGTAGCGCTAAGTGTCGCTTTGGGGCCCCATAACGACACTTAGCGCTACCTAGTTGGGGGGATAGGCTGAAACCATGGCGACCGCCCACCGAATTCCCCCTGCTCCGCAGCCACAGCTCTACCGCTTCTCGCCATTGGATGGGGCCACGCTGATCGTTTACGTGGCCATCGCCGGGTTCTTCGCCGTGGCCGGAGAGCTCCTGGCCCCGTTCCTGCGGCAGGTTGCCCCTTCCCCGGCCGCGGCGTCCTACGCGGTGAACCTCCTCTTTTATGCCTCGGTAGGCATCCTGGCGCTGCTGGCGGCCCGGAAGGTGGTGGGCCGCGACCTGAAGGTCCTGGCCACGCGGCCGTGGTTCACGCTGATGATGGTGCCCGCCGCCGTGATCGCCATGCTGATTTTGACGGCCATCGTGGTGGCGGCCAGCGGCGAGGCGCAGACGTCTGAGAACCAGGCGGGCCTTCAGGAACTGATGCAACAGGTGCCGGCCTGGCTCATGGTCCCGCTGCTGGTGGTGGTGGGGCCGTTTGTGGAGGAGTACATCTTCCGCCACCTGCTCATCGGCAAGCTGAGCCGCCGGGTGAACATCTGGATCTGCTGCGCCCTGTCCGTGGTGCTGTTCGCCGCCATGCACATCGTGGGCCAGGAAGCACTCACGCTGGCCGCTTTGCTCCCGTACCTGGCCATGGGCGCCACCCTGGTCTTCGTCTACGTCTGGACCGGGAAGAACCTGATGTTCTCCTACTTCGTCCACGCCACAAAGAACCTGCTGGCCGTGGTGTTCATCTACGCCATCCCGCCGGAGGTCTTCGAACAGCTCCAACAGGTGCAGCCCTAGGCGGGAAGGGGCCCAATCCAATCCGGTCCAATCCACCGGCAGCTTCCCCCGCATCAGCGGCCAACGTACCGTGGTGGGATGGGACTGAACATCCAGA contains:
- a CDS encoding metal ABC transporter permease, coding for MELLLEPLSYDFMVRAIVTTALAAVVCAVLSCWLVLIGWSLMGDAVSHAVLPGVVLAYIVGAPFALGALVFALIAVTLIGVVRNTSRVKEDAAIGIVFSSLFALGLVLISVTPSQTDLNHIIFGNLLGVSVPDLIQVLVLGVVAFAILILKRRDLTLYAFDPTHAHAIGLSPRRLGALLLGLLALTSVVALQTVGVVLVVAMLIIPGATAYLLTDRFSRMLVIAPVVSALCSITGIYVSYYLDTASGAMVVLTQGVVFAAVYLFSPRQGLIGTRLAKARRRKAAALAAA
- a CDS encoding metal ABC transporter ATP-binding protein, which translates into the protein MTFPAILVDNVTVHYGEVLALDSASLSLDPARICGLVGMNGSGKSTLFKVIMGMIKPDAGTVRIAGQSPSRARREGGIGYVPQSEEVDWQFPLSVRDVVMMGRYGHQGFTRRASKADRAAVDEALDRVELGDYAGRQIGQLSGGQKKRAFVARGIAQGATTMLLDEPFAGVDKRSEATITRLLRELASDGCTILVSTHDLHALPQLCDEAVLLMHRVLMHGPPQVVLQPENLAMAFGLDVLNREGRS
- a CDS encoding metal ABC transporter substrate-binding protein; translation: MPKFTFRCTKVAAPTSARRTARFPALAAAAVVLSLLLTACGGGASGNGGDGKKVVLTTFTVLADVARNVAGDKLTVESITKAGAEIHGYEPTPGDIRKASKADLILDNGLNLEAWFAQFVDGLDVPHAVVSEGVEPMPISEDSYQGKPNPHAWMSPLNVQAYVDNMVRAFSELDPANAAAFKANGDAYKAELQAVQDQMTTSLASVPEAQRALVTCEGAFSYLARDTGLKEVYIWAVNAEQQATPQQITRAIEYVKANKVPAVFCESTVSNAPMQQVVEATGARFGGTLYVDSLSEADGPVPTYLDLIRHDADTITKALTAGVGP
- a CDS encoding CPBP family intramembrane glutamic endopeptidase, with protein sequence MATAHRIPPAPQPQLYRFSPLDGATLIVYVAIAGFFAVAGELLAPFLRQVAPSPAAASYAVNLLFYASVGILALLAARKVVGRDLKVLATRPWFTLMMVPAAVIAMLILTAIVVAASGEAQTSENQAGLQELMQQVPAWLMVPLLVVVGPFVEEYIFRHLLIGKLSRRVNIWICCALSVVLFAAMHIVGQEALTLAALLPYLAMGATLVFVYVWTGKNLMFSYFVHATKNLLAVVFIYAIPPEVFEQLQQVQP